GCTTCCACGCCGTGGGGCTGGATGCCATTCTCTCGACTGTCGGTGTCACCAAGACGACCTTTTACAATCACTTCGAGAGCAAGGATGACCTCGTCAGTGAAGTGCTTCGCTGGCATGACCGGTGGTGGCGAGACACGTTCTGCGCCATGCTCCGGAAGACCGGTGGTGATACGCCCCGCGGGCAGCTTGAGGCTATGTTCGACGTCGTCGAGGAGTTCCTTGTTCAGGACGAATACAATGGCTGCTTCTTCGTCAACGTTGCCGTGCAGTTCCCGCGGCGCCATGATCCCGCGCATATCGCCGCCGCCGAACACAAGAAGGCTATGGAGGACATCATCCGCGAACTTGCTGGATACGCCGGCGCGGCCGACCCCAAGGCCTTTGCCCAGGAGATGTC
The genomic region above belongs to Phycisphaerae bacterium and contains:
- a CDS encoding TetR/AcrR family transcriptional regulator, whose product is MAQDTRQRLIRTAHDLFYEQGFHAVGLDAILSTVGVTKTTFYNHFESKDDLVSEVLRWHDRWWRDTFCAMLRKTGGDTPRGQLEAMFDVVEEFLVQDEYNGCFFVNVAVQFPRRHDPAHIAAAEHKKAMEDIIRELAGYAGAADPKAFAQEMSLVLEGAYVTRQITGNPDTSAIAKRIARMLMEKYLPAASPAGQ